A window from Vigna angularis cultivar LongXiaoDou No.4 chromosome 7, ASM1680809v1, whole genome shotgun sequence encodes these proteins:
- the LOC128197957 gene encoding uncharacterized protein LOC128197957: MASTAINSSLSATPIITSAKLNWKNYLSWSSAVELWFLGQGHHDHLEQDISMVPDEEKSQWQKLDFQLCAILWQSVEQEVLDILRPYKTCSSFWKRAEDIFANDVRLFDATQRVASLKQVNHDMVSHIAKARAAVEELKNFFVADSLEGINKKLDKFYMVLILRSLHSDYDHVRDQVLAGDQIPSMDGLVTRLLRVPPLVKDENSIDVIGTSAMIMPQGRGVPQGRGGGRSNRGRGGRSIRPPPQCTYCKKLGHTRDKCYVLHGYPDKVAHVSKSGDLESRISNEEYEEFLRYKSGKPSIPGQSSVMTSVPTASLSQSVEGHNPWILDSGASDHISGTWDRSSDWRRT; encoded by the exons ATGGCATCTACTGCAATTAATTCCTCTCTATCTGCAACTCCTATCATTACATCTGCAAAACTCAactggaaaaattatttatcttggtcttctgcagtggaattatggtttcttggtcaaggacaccatgATCATCTAGAACAAGATATCTCTATGGTTccagatgaagaaaaatctcAATGGCAAAAATTGGATTTTCAGTTATGCGCAATTTTGTGGCAGTCAGTGGAGCAAGAGGTTTTAGATATCTTGAGACCCTATAAAACATGTTCATCATTCTGGAAGAGGGCAGAAGATATTTTTGCAAATGATGTACGTCTTTTTGATGCAACCCAAAGAGTAGCTTCTCTAAAACAAGTCAACCATGACATGGTTTCTCATATAGCAAAGGCTCGGGCTGCTGTAGAAGAATTAAAGAACTTCTTTGTAGCTGATTCATTAGAAGGGATCAATAAAAAGCTTGACAAGTTTTACATGGTCCTAATTCTGAGAAGCTTACACTCCGATTATGATCATGTACGTGATCAAGTTTTAGCTGGTGATCAAATCCCTTCAATGGATGGTTTGGTTACTCGACTTCTTCGAGTACCTCCATTGGTGAAAGATGAGAATTCAATCGATGTTATTGGAACATCAGCTATGATAAtgccacaaggaagaggagtgccacaaggaagaggaggaggcagaAGCAACCGAGGACGTGGTGGTCGTAGCATACGTCCTCctcctcaatgcacatactgtaaGAAACTAGGCCATACTCGAGACAAATGTTATGTTCTACATGGATATCCAGACAAAGTTGCTCATGTGTCTAAATCTGGTGATCTAGAATccagaatttcaaatgaagaatatgaagaatttTTACGTTACAAATCTGGAAAACCGTCTATTCCTGGCCAATCCTCTGTCATGACTAGTGTGCCTACAGCCAGCCTATCTCAATCTGTGGAAGGTCATAATCCATGGATTCTGGACTCAGGTGCCTCAGACCATATCTCTG gaacatgggacaggtcgtctgattggagaaggacatga